The following proteins are co-located in the Desulfatitalea tepidiphila genome:
- a CDS encoding putative baseplate assembly protein, with protein sequence MNEPLCQDPARREAVRLDRRLYGLDYLEVGEDQLTLTVYFLGKAPRGLEARNLRIDGGERITGIDVIAMRLERFRDPELDDYMVVTLDRFGDFSTYTLRVVAQDEGGDWGPHPDFDPRFDRLAFSFKVDCPTGLDCRTDQICPPEERETPEINYLAKDYESFRRLILDRLALVMPEWRERHVPDIGIALVELLAYTGDYLSYYQDAVATEAYLDTARQRISVRRHARLVDYRLHEGCNARAWVSIETDSDFSLSADTFYFITRPAQAPQTLGPVVSSEELRPIAGHLYELFEALRPRALQLYRDHSRISFYSWGDAECCLPKGATRATLLGQLVRHQQPPAEAYGPPAGGDPAPDAPPDVPVTAAHHVERAPSAMTAPQLHLKAGDILIFQEMMGPRTGHPGDADPHHRHAVRLASVAAGCDPLTGLAVVEIAWDEEDALPFALCMSAVGPAPACELLEDVSIALGNVVLVDHGAGRDEPLGEVPAGEIRDCCRDVGLPADEQLIPGTYRPMLGGAPLTFSQPLDHAAPAARLLSQDPRKALPLVKLKGEPAFSGDPWWQARADLLSSGPDDPHFVAEMDEAGRAHLRFGDDACGEQPDVGTAFTAFYRVGNGLAGNVGAEAIVHLVLRDATLDGVTLKVRNPLPARGGTAPEPINEAKRFAPHAFRTELQRAITADDYAAIVVRDFGRRIQRAAARLRWTGSWYEVLVAIDPLGSDTAAPELLAEIEAHLHRYRRMGHDLVVAAAQRVPLEVELLV encoded by the coding sequence ATGAACGAACCGCTCTGCCAAGATCCGGCCCGGCGCGAAGCCGTGCGCCTGGACCGCCGCTTGTACGGCCTGGATTATCTGGAGGTGGGCGAGGACCAGCTCACCCTGACGGTCTATTTTCTGGGCAAGGCCCCCCGGGGGCTGGAGGCGCGCAATTTGCGCATTGACGGCGGTGAGCGCATCACCGGCATCGACGTCATCGCCATGCGCCTGGAACGCTTCCGCGACCCGGAGCTGGACGATTACATGGTGGTCACCCTGGACCGCTTCGGCGACTTTTCCACCTACACCCTGCGCGTGGTGGCTCAGGACGAGGGGGGCGATTGGGGGCCCCACCCCGATTTCGACCCGCGTTTCGACCGCCTCGCCTTCAGCTTCAAGGTGGACTGCCCCACGGGCCTCGATTGCCGGACCGATCAGATTTGTCCGCCCGAGGAGCGGGAGACGCCCGAGATCAACTACCTGGCCAAGGATTATGAGAGCTTCCGGCGCCTGATCCTGGACCGCCTGGCCCTGGTGATGCCCGAATGGCGCGAACGCCATGTGCCCGATATCGGCATCGCCCTGGTGGAGCTTCTGGCCTACACCGGCGACTATTTGAGCTACTATCAGGACGCCGTGGCCACCGAGGCCTACCTGGACACGGCCAGACAGCGCATCTCGGTGCGGCGCCACGCCCGGCTGGTGGACTATCGGCTGCACGAGGGCTGCAATGCCCGGGCCTGGGTGAGCATCGAAACCGACAGCGACTTTTCCCTTTCAGCCGACACCTTCTATTTCATCACCCGGCCGGCCCAGGCGCCCCAAACATTAGGCCCCGTGGTCTCATCGGAGGAGTTGCGGCCCATTGCCGGCCATCTCTACGAGCTCTTCGAGGCCCTGCGGCCCCGGGCGCTTCAGCTTTACCGGGACCACAGCCGCATCTCGTTCTACTCCTGGGGCGATGCCGAGTGCTGCCTGCCCAAGGGCGCCACCCGAGCCACCCTGCTGGGCCAACTGGTTCGACATCAGCAGCCCCCGGCCGAGGCATACGGCCCCCCGGCAGGAGGCGATCCTGCCCCTGATGCGCCACCCGATGTGCCGGTCACGGCGGCCCATCACGTGGAGCGCGCGCCTTCGGCCATGACGGCGCCCCAGCTGCACCTCAAAGCCGGCGACATCCTGATCTTCCAGGAGATGATGGGGCCCCGCACCGGTCATCCCGGCGACGCCGATCCCCATCACCGCCACGCCGTGCGCCTCGCCTCGGTGGCGGCCGGCTGCGACCCGCTCACCGGCCTGGCCGTGGTGGAGATCGCCTGGGATGAAGAGGACGCGCTGCCCTTTGCCCTTTGTATGTCGGCCGTGGGGCCGGCCCCGGCCTGTGAGCTGCTGGAGGATGTGAGCATCGCCCTGGGCAACGTTGTCCTGGTGGACCACGGCGCGGGCCGGGACGAACCCCTGGGGGAAGTGCCCGCGGGCGAGATCCGCGATTGTTGCCGAGATGTCGGCCTGCCCGCCGATGAGCAGCTGATCCCGGGCACATACCGCCCCATGCTCGGGGGTGCTCCTTTGACCTTCAGCCAGCCATTGGATCATGCCGCGCCGGCGGCGCGCCTGCTGTCGCAAGACCCCCGCAAGGCCCTGCCCCTGGTGAAGCTCAAGGGCGAACCCGCCTTTTCCGGTGATCCCTGGTGGCAGGCGCGTGCCGACCTGCTGTCGAGCGGTCCCGACGATCCCCACTTCGTGGCCGAAATGGACGAGGCGGGCCGTGCCCATCTGCGCTTTGGCGATGACGCGTGCGGCGAGCAGCCCGATGTGGGCACGGCCTTTACCGCCTTCTACCGCGTGGGCAACGGCCTGGCGGGCAACGTGGGGGCCGAGGCCATCGTCCACCTGGTGCTGCGCGACGCCACCCTGGACGGCGTGACCCTCAAGGTGCGCAACCCCCTGCCGGCCCGAGGCGGCACAGCGCCCGAACCCATCAACGAGGCCAAGCGATTTGCGCCCCACGCCTTTCGCACCGAGCTGCAACGCGCCATCACGGCTGACGACTATGCGGCCATCGTGGTCCGCGATTTCGGCCGGCGCATCCAGCGCGCCGCGGCGCGCCTGCGCTGGACCGGGTCGTGGTACGAGGTGCTGGTGGCCATCGACCCCCTGGGCAGCGACACGGCAGCCCCCGAACTGCTGGCCGAGATCGAGGCCCACCTGCACCGCTATCGCCGCATGGGCCACGACCTGGTGGTGGCCGCGGCCCAACGCGTGCCCCTGGAGGTCGAGCTGCTGGTGTGA
- a CDS encoding putative baseplate assembly protein, with translation MNNRCPDCCHPERIDARFCGCCEGIAAVTPLALFNRPGLTRLRYRMGTHGEILSSMLARLSSRDYPALAELTTRDTDDPSIALLDGWAVVADVLTFYQERIANEGYLPSAIERRSILELARLVGYKLHPGVASSVFVAYTLDEKFEEETTIPAGSRSQSVPAAGELPQSFETSEDLKARALWNNLKPRLSRPQTANAIRNYDANNTPRPQVWLAGVTTNLKPNDPLLIDFGGGIPEFFRVHRVTPDNGADRTLVNLAQPVAATPGGSAQQREIITALTQRASLQPRNALRLPRALKQQFRSRAETGYAAVKAFAPVLKQTLSKAAANARVSSPSPIRVWALRRTLSLFGHSHPGTPNYTPGEGGTLSVTSYTQPTLGTIWPGAFIGSQNIPTLAVEPQDENIAEASWIAVRYPVLNANCEVTGWTHSVHRVDGVQLTSLSALGTSGKVNLLELAAGNGWLRELSAGDFDRYMSCEPLLRNTTVLAKTEALELAEAPIENLICGGMEDLIELNGFYEGLESGRWVIVAGERDLPGTEGVRFSELAMLAAVTQDVDWSLSSSGEQTHTFIQLAEALEYCFKRDTVTIYGNVVKATHGETRREVLGGGDGAKAMQRFALKQKPVTYTAAANPRGVDSSLEVRVNEVRWHEAEALSGLAPTDRRFVTQTDDEDQTTVIFGNGQQGARLPTGTENVKARYRTGIGRPGNVKAGQISLLADRPLGVKEVINPLRASGGADRENRDQARKHAPLAVTALDRLVSVRDYADFARTFAGIGKACAVELSTGRKPLVHVTIAGADDIPIDETSDLFINLERALRSLGDPFQPAQVAVRELLLMVISARVRIDPDYLWEDVAARLRAALLAAFGFEARELGRHVFLSEVYAVTQAVRGVVYVDIDSFGGVPEKISDYTGERRLLTPDEVTDAVFCIADPAACEYEGHTTAALRVTTRLRGPGAGIAAQVLPVNCAGFDGLRTYPAQLALLSAELPDTLILNPIAD, from the coding sequence ATGAACAACCGCTGCCCCGACTGCTGCCACCCCGAACGCATCGATGCCCGCTTCTGCGGCTGCTGCGAGGGCATCGCGGCGGTAACGCCCCTGGCCCTGTTCAACCGGCCGGGGCTGACCCGGTTGCGCTACCGTATGGGCACTCATGGCGAAATTCTTTCGAGCATGCTCGCGCGCCTGTCGAGCCGTGATTACCCGGCCCTGGCCGAGCTCACCACCCGCGATACCGATGACCCGTCCATCGCCCTGCTGGATGGATGGGCCGTGGTGGCCGACGTGCTCACATTCTACCAGGAGCGCATCGCCAACGAGGGCTACCTGCCCAGCGCCATCGAACGGCGCTCCATCCTGGAGCTGGCGCGCCTGGTGGGTTACAAGCTGCATCCCGGCGTGGCGTCCAGCGTCTTCGTGGCCTACACTCTGGATGAAAAGTTCGAGGAGGAGACCACCATCCCGGCGGGCAGCCGCAGCCAGAGCGTCCCGGCGGCCGGAGAGCTGCCCCAGTCCTTTGAAACTTCGGAGGATCTGAAGGCGCGGGCCCTGTGGAACAACCTCAAGCCGCGTCTGAGCCGGCCCCAGACGGCAAACGCCATCCGCAACTATGATGCGAACAACACGCCCCGGCCGCAGGTCTGGCTGGCGGGCGTCACCACCAACCTCAAGCCCAACGACCCCCTGCTCATCGACTTCGGCGGCGGCATCCCCGAGTTTTTCCGCGTGCACCGGGTGACCCCCGACAACGGCGCGGACCGCACACTGGTGAATCTGGCCCAGCCCGTGGCCGCGACGCCCGGGGGCTCGGCCCAGCAGCGCGAGATCATCACGGCCCTGACCCAGAGAGCCTCCCTGCAGCCGCGCAACGCCCTGCGGCTGCCGCGCGCCCTCAAGCAGCAGTTCCGCTCCAGGGCCGAGACCGGCTACGCCGCGGTCAAGGCCTTTGCCCCGGTACTCAAACAGACCCTTTCCAAGGCCGCGGCCAATGCCCGGGTCTCTTCGCCCAGCCCCATCCGGGTCTGGGCCCTGCGGCGCACCCTGTCGCTCTTCGGCCACAGCCATCCCGGCACGCCCAACTACACGCCGGGCGAAGGCGGCACGCTCTCGGTGACCAGCTACACCCAACCCACTCTGGGCACGATCTGGCCCGGTGCGTTCATCGGCAGCCAGAACATCCCCACCCTGGCCGTGGAGCCCCAGGATGAAAACATCGCCGAAGCAAGCTGGATCGCCGTGCGCTACCCCGTGCTCAACGCCAACTGCGAGGTGACGGGATGGACCCACTCGGTGCACCGTGTGGACGGGGTGCAGCTCACCTCCTTAAGCGCGCTGGGCACCTCGGGCAAGGTCAATCTGCTGGAGCTGGCCGCGGGCAACGGCTGGCTCAGGGAGCTTTCTGCCGGAGATTTCGACCGCTACATGAGCTGCGAGCCCCTGCTGCGCAACACGACGGTGCTGGCCAAGACCGAGGCCCTGGAACTGGCCGAAGCGCCCATCGAAAATCTGATATGCGGTGGCATGGAGGACCTCATCGAACTGAACGGCTTTTACGAGGGTCTGGAATCGGGGCGCTGGGTGATCGTCGCCGGCGAGCGCGACCTGCCCGGCACCGAAGGCGTGCGCTTCAGCGAGCTGGCCATGCTGGCCGCCGTGACCCAGGATGTGGACTGGTCCCTGTCCAGCAGCGGTGAGCAGACTCACACCTTCATCCAGCTGGCCGAAGCGCTCGAGTACTGCTTCAAACGCGACACGGTGACCATCTATGGCAACGTGGTCAAGGCCACCCACGGCGAGACGCGCCGCGAGGTGCTGGGCGGCGGCGACGGCGCCAAGGCCATGCAGCGCTTTGCCCTCAAGCAAAAGCCGGTGACCTATACGGCGGCGGCCAATCCCAGGGGGGTGGACAGCTCCCTGGAAGTGCGCGTCAATGAGGTGCGCTGGCACGAGGCCGAGGCCCTGTCGGGCCTGGCGCCCACGGACCGGCGCTTCGTCACCCAGACCGACGACGAAGACCAGACCACGGTGATCTTCGGCAATGGCCAGCAGGGGGCGCGCCTGCCCACGGGTACGGAGAATGTCAAGGCCCGGTACCGCACGGGCATCGGCCGGCCCGGCAATGTCAAGGCCGGCCAGATCAGCCTGCTGGCCGACCGGCCCCTGGGGGTCAAGGAGGTGATCAACCCCTTGCGCGCTTCGGGCGGCGCGGACCGCGAAAACCGCGACCAGGCGCGCAAGCACGCGCCCCTTGCGGTCACGGCCCTGGACCGCCTGGTGTCGGTGCGCGACTACGCCGACTTTGCGCGCACCTTCGCCGGCATCGGAAAGGCATGCGCCGTGGAACTGAGCACGGGCCGCAAACCCCTGGTGCATGTGACCATCGCCGGCGCCGACGACATTCCCATCGACGAGACCAGTGATCTCTTCATCAACCTGGAGCGCGCCCTGCGCAGCCTGGGCGATCCTTTTCAGCCCGCACAGGTGGCCGTACGCGAGCTGCTGTTGATGGTGATCAGCGCCAGGGTGCGCATCGATCCCGACTACCTCTGGGAGGATGTGGCCGCGCGCCTGCGGGCGGCTCTTCTGGCGGCCTTCGGCTTCGAGGCCCGGGAGCTGGGCCGGCACGTATTTCTGAGCGAGGTCTACGCCGTGACGCAGGCCGTGCGCGGGGTGGTCTACGTGGACATCGACAGTTTCGGCGGGGTGCCCGAAAAGATCAGCGACTACACCGGTGAGCGCCGCCTGCTGACCCCCGACGAGGTCACCGATGCGGTCTTCTGCATCGCCGATCCGGCCGCCTGCGAATACGAGGGCCACACCACGGCCGCCCTGCGCGTGACGACCCGACTACGTGGCCCAGGCGCGGGCATCGCGGCCCAGGTCCTGCCGGTCAATTGCGCCGGCTTCGATGGTCTCCGGACCTATCCGGCCCAGCTGGCCCTGCTGTCCGCCGAGCTGCCGGATACCCTGATCCTTAACCCGATAGCCGATTGA